Part of the Nicotiana sylvestris chromosome 2, ASM39365v2, whole genome shotgun sequence genome, TCACTAGCTGGGGACGCaaggaaatgacttcaaaatatgccaccaAATTCCATTCACTCTTGGCCTGAACTTGTCCAATCATTCTTAGCTAAATGGTTCCCGCAAAGCAAGAAATCTGAGCTccgggataaaattttctttttcaagcaacTACCGGGTTAACATCTACATGAGACATGGGAGCGATTCAAGTTATATATGGTAAGGTCGCCTAATCATGGTTTTTCGGAGTCTATCTTATTGGAGAAATTCTACATGGGTTTAGATGCTATGAACCAATCTATAGCTAAGAATGCAGCTGATGAAGCTTTTATGGATAAGACATTCACAAGGATCACACAAATCCTTGACAAAATGGAAAAACATAATCAAGCTTGACACTCAGAGGACACAACAGGTGGAATTGCATATGGTTCTCCCTCTTTGACCAACATGATTAAGGagaatcaagaaagagatcaagtaATTGCAGGGCTTTCCACCGATGTCAATGTGTTGACAAAAATGTTCATTGAAAGCCAAACGAAGAAGGTAAATGTGGTGGAATATGTTCAACCATCCTCAAGTGAAGATTATGAGGAAGCCAACTATGTCAACAACTTTCAAGGAGGCAATCAAAGAAAACAATACCAAGgtcaaggataacaaaatcaatggaggccTAACCCGCAAGGGCAAGGCCACCAACAGTGGCGAAATGACCAAGGTAGCTCAAATCAAgaaaattggaataacaacaacaacaacttctcaaatcggagttcaaacccttatgttccaccaaagggtcaatattcaaatcaaggttACTCAAGTGATTCCAAGTTGGAAAGCATTCTTGAACgggtattgcaaaatcaagagaGGTCCGACACTTTTATGAGGAATATGACCGAGCTTGTTGGTTTTCATATCGTAtccattcaaaaattggagattcAAATGAGAGATCTCTCTAGGTAACAAAATCCAAAGCAAAAGGGAACACTTCCTAGtgacacaattgcgaacccaaagGGTAGTGGGAGTGGTCCAACTTCTTATATCATGGCAATTAATACTCGGAGTGGGAAGGTATTATAGGGTGAGAGTGAACAAATGGTTGAAGTGGAAGAATCTGAACAAGAAGTTGAGGCACCAGTTGAAGAGCAAATTGTTGTTGAATCTAAAGAGGTTCCGGAAGAGTTGAATGTTGAAGAAGTAAACCAGAAgaggtaaaggaaaaggtaaaagagatcccaaaaactctaccacctattcctagacctcctcctccTTTCCCTCAAAGACGTGTGAGGaaggttgatgatagcaaactAGAAAGGTTCTATGACATTCTCAAGCAGTTATCGATAAATATTCCATTTGTAGAAGCATTTCAAGAGATTTCGGGTTTTGCTAAGTATTTGAAAGACTTGATTACCAAGAAGAGAACCACCAAGAATGAAGTGGTGAATATGACTCAGTgggttagttccatcattgcaacaATCACcgttcaaaaaaaagaagaaccGGGAGCTTTCATCATTCCATGCAATATTGGGTCGTGTGATTTTGCAAGAGCTCTTTGTGATAATGGGGCTAGCATCAACATAATGCCTCTTGCCATTTACAAGCAAGCGGGGTTAGGTATGTCGAGGCCTACAAGTATGAGGTTTCAAATGGCTGATCGTTCCATAAATAGACTGGTGGGAATTGTCGATGATGTGCTTAGGAAAGTGGGAGAGTTCCATCTACCCACCGATTTCGTAATCCTTGATTGTGCAgttgacaaagagatccctatcatcttGGGGAGACCATTCCTTGCCACAGGAAGAGCACTAATGGATTCGAAATGGAATGAGATCAAATTCTGTATGAATGATGAAGAGGTTACATTCCAAGCAAGCAAGGGTATGAAACTACCACATGAATATGAAAGAATCTCGGTAATTAATGTTGTTGTGAAGTGGAAGATCCGGTTGAAATGAAGATGAAATTGTCATTATGAAACTACCACATGAATATGAAACCATCTCGGCAGCTATTTTGGTAAACTTCAACGGTGAAGATATGGAGGGGTATATGGAATCAGTCAATGCATTGGAAGGGCTTGGGTCCTACACTTATGCTCTGAAGAAGCTCTCTCCCGACTTGGAGAATAGAGCCACCCCTCCCGTAAAGCCTTCAATTATTGAGCTACTGCAACTAGAGCTCAAACCATTTCTACCGCAtttgaggtataaatttcttggctcaaaTGATACTCTACCAGTAATCATGtcttctttgttgaatgatgtgcaTGTAGAACAATTGTTGTATGTCTTGAAGGAGCATAAACAAGCTATTGGGTGGACAATTGCAGACATCTGAGGGATTCCCACCGAAATTTGCGAACACAAGATCCAATTGGAAAATGAGAGTAAACCAAGTGTGGAGCATCAATGAAGGTTGAACCCTTCCATGCAGGAGGTGGTAAAGAAAGAGATCATTAACTGGTTGGATATTGGGGTAGTCTACCCCATCGCCAATAGTTCTTGGGTTagtccggtgcaatgtgtgccgaaaaagcgAGGCATGACTGTGATTGAAAATGATAACAATAAGCTTATCCCAATAAGAACTGTGACCGGATGGAgggtttgtatggattaccggaagctaaacagTGCTACGTGCGAGGATCATTTTCCTATGctttttattgatcaaatgcttgatcggctagcCGGAAGGTCATTCTACTACAACCAAATCAATATTGCATTGGAAGATCGGGAAAATacaacattcacttgtccatatgggaTGTTTGCATTTAGCCAGATGCCATTTGGGCTATGAAACGCCCTGGCTACTTTCCAAAGGTGCATAATGTCAATATtctccgacatggtggaggatttctTAGATGTATCCATGGACGATTTCTCTATCGTAGGTGATTCTTTTTAGCATTGTCTAGACAACTTTAGACAAGTGCTTAAGAGATGTGAAGAAACGAACCTTATGCTAAAttaggagaaatgccacttcatggtggatgAGGGCATTGTTTTGGGCCACAAAATTTCCAAACAAGGCATAGAGGTTGACAGGGCAAGGATCGAGATCATTTCCAAGCTTCCTCCACCTGATTCAGTTAAAGGTGTCCGAAGTTTTTTGAGGCATGCCGATTTCTATAGGCGGTTCATCTAGGACTTCTCCAAAATTGCAAATCCCAtgtgaaaactccttgagaaagatgCAAAATTTGTATTTGACGAGAAATGCCTCAAAGCCGTTGAGGAATTGAAAGAAAAGCTCACCACgacacctattattgtcacacACGATTGGTCTCTACCATTCAAACTCACGAGTGATGCCACTAGTGTAGCTATTGGGGCGGTGCTTGGCCAACATCATAACAAGATTATTCACCCTGTCAATTGTGCAATCAAGACACTGAATGGTGCTCAAATCAATTATACTGTGACTGAGCAAGAACTTCTTACCATTGTCTATGCTTTTGAGAAATTTCGAGCTTATTTCTTGGGATCCAAGGTGATAGTGTACACCGACCATGCTGCTCTTCGCTATcttatggcaaagaaggatgaaaaACCTAGGTTGATTCTGTGGGTCCTattgttgcaagagtttgacaTCGAAGTCAAAGATCGAAAAGGGACGtaaaatcaagtggcggatcaCCTATCTAGGCTTGAAGAGGCAGGGAGACCAAAGGAAGATCTTGAAATCAATGATGCTTTCCTAGATGAACGCATATTGGCATTGTCTAACAAATTTGCTCCTTGGTATGCTGACATCGCTAACTTCTTGGTTAGTGACCTCGTTCCCGAAGGTTTGGAAGCTTatcaaaagaagaagtttttgCAGGAGAGTAGGCATTACTATTAGGAAGAACCCTTCTTGTTCCATAATTGAGCTCGTATGTCATGACTTACATCTTGGTGGCTGTGGACTATGTCTCTAAATGGGTTGAGGAAATCGCCTTACCGAATAATGAAGCAAGGAGTGTGACtgcattttttgaagaaaaacatattcacacAGTTTGGTACTCCAAGGGCCATCCTGAGTGATGGTGGGTCTCATTTCTGTAACAAGGCTTTCGGTAGGCTGCTTGAAAAATATGGTGTAAATCACAAGGTGGCCACACCCTATCATCCTCAGTCAAGTGGTCAGGTTGAAGTTTCAAACAGAGAAATCAAAAACATCCTAGCAAAAACTATCAATGCAAACAGGACCGActggtcaaggaagctagatgatgcgttgtgggcatatcgcacaacatTCAAGACCCCCATTGGCACTTCGCTGTACAGGTTGGTTTTTGGCAAGGCTTGTCACCTACTAGTGGAACTTGaacacaaagccatgtgggctttaaaGAAGCTGAATCTTGACTGGGCTGAGGCTACTAACCGGAGGATGACACAACTCAATGAGATGGAAGAATTCCGTCTCCATGCATATGAGAGTTCAGCCATGCACAAAGAGAGGATGAAGTTTGTCCATGACAAGAAGATCTTGAGGCGAGAGTTCAATTCTAGTGACTTGGTCTTACTCTTCAATTCAAGACTTAAGTTATTTTCGGGTAAACTCAAATCCAAATGGTCTTGCCCGTTCAAAGTTGTGAGTGTGTCTCCTTATGGTGCTACTGAACAAGATTCAGAGGATGGAATTCAAACTTTTAAGGTAAATGAACAACGAGTCAAGCATTACCATGGTACTGCAGGAGAAAGGCATTTAATAGAGCAATTTGCTCTAAGGGATAGTCCAACAATAGCTCCCACCAAGGGATAATCCAAAAGGAATCAACTGCGTCATGCTGCAACGTTAAATCAAGCTCTTTTtcggaggcaacccatgtgtggtaatagtttttttttagttttttttattaatgtAGATTAGATTGAGAAAGTTGACGTGTGTGCTAGAGTGCAGGTAAAATATCATGAACATGGTCCTAGTAATAAAGAAACCTAATGAAAAAGAGGTCCAAATTGAGCGACaactatgcggtcgcataatgacTATGCAAAACTGCATAGTCATCGCAAACCTAGGCAGTGTGTTTGGCTAATTTCATTGTCAACTATGTTGTTGTGCTTCATCTATGCAGCCTATATGTGCACTTTGCGATCGCATTGTGCATCACATTTCGCATCTAAGCTGCCTAGTCATAGTCCATCACATAAcacatatgcgatcgcatactgTGTTATGCGATGAGCTTATACGTCGCATATTCCCAGGTATAAACCTAACACTCTATGCACACTCTCACATTTGAACGAAACAAAAAAATAGGACAAAGAAAGAACTGGAAAAAAAAAGCATAATGCTCAGTTCTGCTAAGGACTAGAGAAAGGATTCAAACCCACTCACAAGCTTTCTCTTTTCTATTGTAGAATTGTCAAGCTTCAGGTATGACTTATGGTTCTCCTCTCTTTTCTTCACtccaatttttctttcttattcttccTCTTGTGAGTCTACCCTAACTTGAATGCCATGAAAATTGTGTGCTTGTGATTGGCCACATTGGGTTATAGTGGTAAATTGCTTATGGGTTCAATTGGTGACTAGCATAATAGTAGGGTatatgttttttattttattttgcgaGGAGTAAAATTGAAGAATTAGTTGTGTGTCTTTGGCCACGAACCAAAGAGGGGGAAGTTTGAGTACCTCTCTCTTTCCATCTTGTGAAACTAATCGCAGTGGATTTAGGTTTTAGAAtgaatagaaaaaaattggggGAGGGTATAAATTTTCCCGAGGAAGATGacttatgcggtccgcataatcgCTTTGTGGTCCGCATAATCATTGCATACGACCCCTCAATATTTCCCTAGGTTAGACAGGTTATGCGATTGCTTCTGCGATTGCATACCTGTTATGCGGTCCATATATGTGCCACATACTGAGGCAGTTCTTCAGGATTTCTACCCTTCCATTAGGCGGTCACTTTGCGATCACATAACTACTTATGCGGTGGTTTTGCGATCACATAACTACCACTGCCTTTTTGCTTATGCACATATGTGATAGTTTTGTTGTCCGCATACTTGATATGCGACCGCAAACCCATCGCATagcaaaaaaaagaattttttaattttgttttgttctttttcttttatatataatGTCTTTCCCTGAGCCCTTTCACTCACTCATACAATGTTTCATCAACAAGCATGGCACCAAAGGGGTCTATTACAACACAAACACCGCTAGGTGATCGACAGAAACGGGCTGCTAATCCTAGCCAACAAGCACAACAAGCGAAAAGGTAGCAATCTCAGGCACTCCGCATTACTACTGAGCAATCCTCCCAATATGAAGAGGAGGAGTCACAGAGTGACCTTGGACCTACTGTTGATCTGCAGGCGGAGGCTCGGAGGAAGCTGGGGGAGAACCTTAAGCTCCGATTTGGGATCAAGGGCTCCATAGATATGTGCAAAACAGCGTTTTCAAAGAGGAACATTCTAGAGGATAATCAATTGAGCTTGAATGGGCTATCGAAGCATTACCCTCACATCCTTGAAAACATCAAACAGAGGAAGTGGGAGTTCTTAATTGAGGCCTCGGATGAATACAATGAGACAATTATAAGGGAATTTTATGCTTCATACGGTGCCTCGAGGAGTGCTCCACAGAAGCGCAACAGGATCTTTTCCAAGTATGTCCGAGTGCGAGGGGTTGAAGTTGGTTATTGTCCTGAGACGATTAATGAACAGTACTTCAAGGATTGGTGGCTAGGAACAACTGAAtatgatgccaaggtagccaataAGCATAATGAGCATGCCTGGGTTGCCTCAGTAATAGTAAAGGGGACACCGACTTGGATTGACCCGCAACACAAAATTTTCAAGGAAGATCTTACAAGGGAGGGTCGCTACTAGCTTAGCTTTATTACATCCCGTCTGATGCCGTCCAGAAATGAAACAGGCATACACATTGAGAAAGCACTTCTCATTGCGTGCATCATGACATGGATCAAGATTGATATAGAAGAGATAATTTTCCAAGAGAGAGGAATTAGAGCCAATCAAAAACAGACATCACATCCTTTCCCCTGTCTGATCACTGCTCTTTGCCAAGCTGCAAGTATGCCTCATATGCCTAAGCATGGCAAAATGGAGAATGCTACCAAAGACATCGACATCATGAGAATCAGTGACGCAGTAGCAAAGGAAATTGTAGCTCAGGTTGAGACTCTCTTGCCTTCTCCAGCAGATATAGTTGTATCAGAGGGTCCAGCACTA contains:
- the LOC138885712 gene encoding uncharacterized protein, which gives rise to MVEVEESEQEVEAPVEEQIVVESKEVPEELNVEEVNQKRPPPPFPQRRVRKVDDSKLERFYDILKQLSINIPFVEAFQEISGFAKYLKDLITKKRTTKNEVVNMTQWVSSIIATITVQKKEEPGAFIIPCNIGSCDFARALCDNGASINIMPLAIYKQAGLGMSRPTSMRFQMADRSINRLVGIVDDVLRKVGEFHLPTDFVILDCAVDKEIPIILGRPFLATGRALMDSKWNEIKFCMNDEEVTFQASKAILVNFNGEDMEGYMESVNALEGLGSYTYALKKLSPDLENRATPPVKPSIIELLQLELKPFLPHLRYKFLGSNDTLPVIMSSLLNDVHVEQLLYVLKEHKQAIGWTIADI